TTATTTGCTTGGCACACATTGATCGACCCACTTTCAGGAAGACAGACAATCACCAGTGCATGTGTGTCTTTGTCACAGATGTTGGCCCAGCCGATTATCCAGGCAGGAATCTCAGATAAGTGTTTGAGGACTGCGCAGAAATATTAGATGCCTATGATGCAGACTGGCATATTGATAAAAGCATCTAGGTGTTTATCTCGGTCGCTGACCTCTGAACCAGGCACCAAACCGTACCGTgagcaccagttgaccacatCAAGCAAGCGCCAGCCCCCCTAATCAAACTCCGGCCAGACAACTTTAGAACCTAACGGTTCCTCCTCGTCTGCTGGCGGAGACTGGATGCTCCCCGTCCTCAATGCAACTAATAAACCCAGAGCTGGCACTGGGCTGTATTGCGACTGGGTCAATCTTCAAACGGCGCATCTTCGTCGTTGGACCCATTCTTTTCGTCTTTCCGTCTTTTCGTTGGTCAGCACAGCCAGCTCAACCACCTGCCCTGGGCGTTGTTGGCCCCTTGCTGTTACTATTGACTCCAACTTGCGGGGAAATCCAACTAAACATCGATCTCCTTCTATTACATGTACCAAACTGTACGTGGTGGAATCAGACGTGTCAAGTTGGGAAGTTGACAGGACAGTCTCGAACTGAATTGCATACCAGACAGGTATCCGCAACACGCAACCAGGCTTGATCCCGACCATTAATCACCAACACTGGGACCAGATTGCATGTGCTCAGCCAGTTGTCGTCGATTCGAGACTCTGACTGGCTGGACTCAACCGGACTGAACTGACTGAactgactggctggctggctggctgcacaGTCTGGCGTCAGCGCACACAAATATCCGTACTTATTGACCTCTGGCTCCCAGTGCACGCATAGTCTGGTCACACCAGACCTACTGACCAGGACACCACGCACCAGACGTTAATTCTGCTACACCTGCATTTACGCACCTCCACTTTCCGTCCACGCCGCACTGGTTCTAGTCGCctcttcgccttcgtcttcgtggcccgcctcctcctcgcccaccCCCCCTCCTCGACGTGTTCCTTCGAGTTGCCACTGTTTGTCAAACTCTCCAAACGCAACACCAAGCAACGAAATCGCTCTTTCATAGCTgtgttggccatcatcaaGTTGACCAAGACAAGCATGGATGTTGAAATGATTTCAAGCGATGCTGGCCATCAGCACGCACAGACACAACAGACCGAGTCTCCCGCCAGAGCATCTCCTCCTGGTCCCAATAATGCTGCCTCCAACGCTGCGAACCAAATGAGCTTTAGGCGGTATGTGCACCTCGCGCATCCCACATTTGTGATCGATGCGAACCAGCGCTGACGGATACTCCTTCCATTATATAGGCAACGAGCGTCACGAGCATGTGAGGTATGTGTCTGTGGTCGGTTGTGTCgctttttgtcttgtcctgCGGCCCTGTCGCAGCTCCATGAGCCGAGGCAAAAAGACGACACACCCCACGCTTCCTGGATTCATAGCTACTTGATTCGATGCTGACCATCCACCACATCTTATCAGACCTGCCACGCACGAAAGGTGAGGCTTTGTCGACCCTTGGCTTTTCCTTTTGCAAACCAAGTTTCCCGGCATACTaattcttcttccctgcATAGGTCCGATGCGACGCTGCCAGTCTCGGCGTCCCGTGCACGAATTGTGTCGCATTTCAGATTGAATGCCGTATTCCGACTCCTAAACGGAAAAAGGCACAAAATGCCGGCAACCAAGCGTCCAAAGACTCAGATAGGTATCTCAAGACGTCATGATTGTAGTTTCCTTCCGGTTGTGCGGTGGCAACGCTAACCTAGCATGCTTCAACACTTCCAGTGACCGAGAAGGCACAGACGATCGGCCGAATCAGACCACACCAGGGAGCGCCTCTTCCTATCCGCGACCACCTACCGTTTCGCACACATCAGACGGGACCCCTTCATCGTCCATGACAGAGGCACAAGTCCGACAGGAGGAAGTTGATAGCGGGACGTACCTCAACCTTGTCATGAAGCCAAAGTTCACTCGTGCTCCAATCACGGAAGCTGGGCGAGTAGCCTTCCTCGGCGAATCCTCAAACTTGACACTATTGGTACATGACCGTCAGGGATCCTCAGATGTTGTGCACTACCCGCTGCCAGAAAATGTACGAGGCTCACGAGCCAGGCTTACAGAGCTCGATAATGTTGAGATAGAAATCTTACACCAGAGAGGGGCGTTTCTACTTCCGCCGCGGTCACTCTGTGACGAACTCATCGAGGCATATTTCAAATGGGTGCACCCAATTGTACCTGTAATCAACCGTTCTCGATTCATGAGGCAATATAGAGACCCGAAGAACCCTCCAtctctcctgctcctccaaGCTGTTCTGCTTGCTGGCTCTCGCGTTTGCACCAACGCTCAGCTTATGGATGCCAACGGATCCACAACGCCTGCGGCATTGACCTTCTACAAGCGCGCAAAGGCGCTTTATGATGCCAATTACGAAGACGATCGTGTCACCATCGTTCAATCACTGTTACTCATGGGTTGGTACTGGGAGGGTCCTGAGGATGTTACTAAAAATGTTTTTTATTGGAGTCGGGTTGCCACCATCGTTGCTCAAGGTTCTGGGATGCACCGGAGTGTTGAGCAATCTCAACTGAGCAAGTCTGACAAACGGTTGTGGAAGAGGATCTGGTGGACCTTGTTTACTCGTGACCGATCTGTCGCCGTTGCTCTCGGTCGGCCTGTCCACATCAACCTCGACGACTCCGACGTGGAAATGCTGACAGAGGATGACTTCATCGAAGATGAAACGGATCGGGCGAGTGAATTTCCCCCAGATCCTATTCATGTGCAATTCTTTTTACAATATGTTAAGTTGTGCGAGATTAtgggtctggtgttgtcgcAACAATACTCGGTTGCTTCCAAAGGTCGTCAAAGGAATGCTATTGATTTGACGCATAGCGACATGGCACTGGCCGACTGGCTTCAGAATTGTCCCAAGATTGTGTATTGGGAGATGCCTCGTCACCACTTTtggtctgctctgcttcACTCGAACTACTACACCACCTTGTGTCTCTTGCACCGCGCCCACATGCCTCCGAGTGGCTCAAGAAGCTTTCCAGACGACTCGCCGTACCCATCACGAAACATTGCTTTCCAGGCTGCCGCCATGATAACATCAATTGTGGAAAACCTTGCAGCCCATAAAGAACTACGCTATTGCCCCGCGTTTATTGTCTATAGCCTGTTTTCAGCCCTCATAATGCATGTGTACCAAATGAGGTCTCCAGTACCATCAATTCAACAAGTCACGCAAGACAGATTGCGAAGTTGTATGCAGGCGATGAAAGAAGTATCGCGGGTCTGGCTGGTCGGCAAAATGGTTTATACTCTATTCGAGTCAATAATCGGCAACAAAATGCTGGAAGAACGGCTCCAAAAGGCAGGCGGGAAGCGCCACAGGAAAATGCAGCAGAGCTTGTCACAACTGGAGCAACAAAGCAAGGCCCAAGATTTGTCAAAGAGAAAATACGACGACATGGCAATCGATTTCACTGCAAATGCGCCGACCCCTCAGGAGTCATACGAACGCTCCAGACCCCAAACGCCCAGTGCAGTCAAGGCGGAAAATCCATCCACAATGCAACCACCAAATGTAGCCTCTCCCAATAGTCGACCTAACGCAGCGGATACTTTCATGGGCGGGACCAACTCAAGACctcaaaccagaccagcaactCCATTTAATCCGTCCTTTTCTGTTCCAACTACTCCCCCCGATCTCTATCTCGTGACCAGGAATTCACCGAATCTGTCGCAATCTCTCTGGGAAAATTTCCAGCCTGATCAACTCTTCCCCGAAAGCTCCAGCATGCCTGCCTTTCCTAACTTATCTCCGACACAAACGCATCAAGATCTAAACCACAATCTCATGGCACAGATGACACCGAACAGTATGTCACAAGGGCCAGCGGGTAACCAGTTCCAGGCAAGGGGTCAGGGGCAAGGAAACGGTGGTCTACCTATGCAAGGCTTCCATGCACCAGCTGGCATGTGGCAAACGAATTTTGACGCGGGCATACACGATGGGCAGAGCCCAGACAGTTGGAGCACAAGCTCAGCTCAAGGTCAACCTGCTCCAACCACCTTGAACGTGGAGGATTGGTAAGTCTCTCCCATTCATCTGTTGAGGCGTCCCAAAGCTCTTTCTGCGTCCTTTCCCACACTCTTCGTCTCCTATTCTATCCTCTTCGCCCTCTAACCGCGTTGCAAATATTCAGGTTCCAGTTctttggcatcaatggcGACGCGAGCAATTTGAATCTTGACGTGTCCCTTAACTGAGGGCGGGAATGAAGTATGTACACACAGCACTGCATGGCACACCTTGCTCTTGCCAAGTGATGGCACCCAGGATGGCGTTGGTTGCGTTGCAGATGCCTTACCAACCCCACGGTTTGGTC
The genomic region above belongs to Pochonia chlamydosporia 170 chromosome 2, whole genome shotgun sequence and contains:
- a CDS encoding cutinase transcription factor 1 alpha (similar to Aspergillus terreus NIH2624 XP_001211421.1) is translated as MDVEMISSDAGHQHAQTQQTESPARASPPGPNNAASNAANQMSFRRQRASRACEVRCDAASLGVPCTNCVAFQIECRIPTPKRKKAQNAGNQASKDSDSDREGTDDRPNQTTPGSASSYPRPPTVSHTSDGTPSSSMTEAQVRQEEVDSGTYLNLVMKPKFTRAPITEAGRVAFLGESSNLTLLVHDRQGSSDVVHYPLPENVRGSRARLTELDNVEIEILHQRGAFLLPPRSLCDELIEAYFKWVHPIVPVINRSRFMRQYRDPKNPPSLLLLQAVLLAGSRVCTNAQLMDANGSTTPAALTFYKRAKALYDANYEDDRVTIVQSLLLMGWYWEGPEDVTKNVFYWSRVATIVAQGSGMHRSVEQSQLSKSDKRLWKRIWWTLFTRDRSVAVALGRPVHINLDDSDVEMLTEDDFIEDETDRASEFPPDPIHVQFFLQYVKLCEIMGLVLSQQYSVASKGRQRNAIDLTHSDMALADWLQNCPKIVYWEMPRHHFWSALLHSNYYTTLCLLHRAHMPPSGSRSFPDDSPYPSRNIAFQAAAMITSIVENLAAHKELRYCPAFIVYSLFSALIMHVYQMRSPVPSIQQVTQDRLRSCMQAMKEVSRVWLVGKMVYTLFESIIGNKMLEERLQKAGGKRHRKMQQSLSQLEQQSKAQDLSKRKYDDMAIDFTANAPTPQESYERSRPQTPSAVKAENPSTMQPPNVASPNSRPNAADTFMGGTNSRPQTRPATPFNPSFSVPTTPPDLYLVTRNSPNLSQSLWENFQPDQLFPESSSMPAFPNLSPTQTHQDLNHNLMAQMTPNSMSQGPAGNQFQARGQGQGNGGLPMQGFHAPAGMWQTNFDAGIHDGQSPDSWSTSSAQGQPAPTTLNVEDWFQFFGINGDASNLNLDVSLN